The nucleotide sequence TATTCAATGAGCAATAGCATTCGATCTCTTTTCCAGTTAAATAAGTATTCACTTTTCCACATCGTGCAAATTGTCTTTCTCTTGCCTTTAGAACACGTTCTCTAATTGTCGTACTATTTTCTGTGGTAAATGTAGGATGAATAAGCGCGCCTTGGGGAAGAAGTGGCATTTCGACAGATAAATCAAACCTATCTAAAAAAGGTCCAGAAACCTTGCTTAAATAGCGTAGGATTTGCTTTATTGGTACTCGATTGTGATTACCTTGATAATGTCCTGTTGGGCTTGGATTTAATGCACCGACCAATAATACATTGGCAGGGTAGCTTATTTTGGCTTTTGCGCGTGAAATAGTAATTTCCCTAGCATCTAGAGGTTCACGTAATGCATCGAGTACTCGGCGCTCGAATTCTGGTAATTCATCTAAAAATAAAATACCGTGATGTGCTAATGTAATTTCTCCAGGTTTAGGAAGAGAGCCTCCTCCCGTTAAAGCAACAGCAGAGGAAGTATGATGTGGAGCTCTAAATGGTCTTGTAGGCCACTTTTTTTCATCAAATGTCACTCCTCTTAAGCTACTAATGATTAATACATCAAGTGCTTCTTTAGCAGTTAAAGGCGGAAGAAGCGTACTTATTCTTTGTGCTAACATTGTTTTGCCTGTTCCTGGTGGCCCAAGAAATAAAATGTTGTGATTTCCTGCGGCTGTGATTTCCGCTGCCCTTTTTGCATTATTTTGACCAATTATATCGCTCATATCTTTATTATTTTGATTTTCAATTTCATCATTAATAATAAAACTTTCTGTTTCAATTAATGGCGTATTATTTTCTAGATGATGACAAATCTCTAAAAGATGAGAGGCTAATAAAGCCGATTTATTGGGTAATAATGAAACTTCAGTTTGATGTTCTGTTGATACAATACATATTCGATGATCTTTTGATGCACTAAGAATTGATGGAATAACTGCATTAACTCGTTGTAATTTTCCAGAAAGTGCAAGTTCTCCAATAAATTCATAACACTCTAATTTATTTGATATTAATTGTTCTGATGCAATGAGTATTGCTAGTGCAATAGGTAAATCATAACGGGCACCTTCTTTAGGTAAATCGGCAGGTGAAAGATTAATCGTTATTCTTTTTGCAGGATAAGTATATCCGCTATTAATTAATGCACTCCTTACTCTATCTTTTGCTTCTTTTACGACAGTTTCAGGTAATCCAACTAATGTTAATCCAGGTAATCCCTGACTAATATGAGCCTCGATAGTAATAAGCGGAGCTGATATTCCTAAAGAGGCACGCGTATATATTATTGCTAATGCCATTTTTTATTCTCCATTATTTTTTTCTTTTTAAATTATTTTTTCTTTTGTGTTAAATGAAGAGTTAAATAAATGCGAGATATTTCGAAAATAATATAACATTTTGAAATATAATGATTAATTTTTTAAATGATTAATTTAATAAATTAATATAAATATAATGAAAAGTATCATTGTTTTTTAACTTGGAATAATAAAATGCAATAGCAGAAAAAACAAAATAACGCGTTCTTTCTTGGTATTAATAACTGAAAAATAAATATTTTATAGATGAATGTTCTAATTGGTGTTTGTGGTATAAAAAAACATATAAAATTCATCATGTTATAATTATTTTTAAAATAAACATTGTCAATTCTAAAATATCATGATAACTCTAAAAGGACAGAGTGAAAGAAAACACAACACAACATTACAAACATACATTTTAAATAAGAAAAGAAGTTATAAAACTATGAATACTATCGTCCTAGTGATTAGCCTAATTATTGTCAGCGTGGTGGTGATTATTAACCCACCGTGCGGGGCTGCACTAGGACGAAGAAAGGCTAACTAAACTAGCCGGATCTCTTAAAAACCCCCGCACCGAAAGGCGCGGGGGTTTTTTTTGAGCCTAAGTTTGAAAAAAGATTAAATAGAAAATAAATTCAAATTAAACAAGAAGTTAAGACGGCAGGGTGAAAGAATGAATGGAGCACAGTGGTTAGTACAGGCATTACGAAAACATCAAGTCGAAACAGTCTTTGGTTATCCTGGCGGTGCTATCATGCCTGTTTACGATGCCCTTTATGATGGTGGTGTTGAACATGTTTTATGTCGCCATGAACAAGGTGCTGCAATTGCTGCTATTGGTTTTGCTCGCTCTACGGGTACGACAGGTATTTGTATCGCGACATCAGGCCCAGGCGCTACTAATGTCATCACTGGACTTGCTGATGCATTGTTAGATTCTGTGCCTGTTGTTGCTATCACTGGGCAAGTTGCTTCCAATTTAATTGGTACTGATGCATTCCAAGAAATTGACGTTTTAGGTCTTTCATTGGCGTGTACGAAACATAGCTTTTTAGTTTCGACGGTTGATGAATTACCAAGAGTGTTATCAGAGGCATTCTCTATCGCATCTCAAGGTCGCCCTGGCCCTGTTTTAATTGATATTCCTAAAGATGTTCAATTGGCGGATGCTTCCCATTTATCAAACTATGAATTACCAGAAGAGCAAGAATTTTCTTATCCAACACAAGAGTTAACTCAAGCTAAGCAGATGTTAGCGAAGGCACAAAAACCGATTTTGTATGTAGGTGGTGGTGTTGCCATGAGCAATGCAGTGGAAACGTTAAGAGCATTTGTGAAGCAAACAGAAATGCCCGTTGTTTCCACTTTAAAAGGGTTAGGCTGTGCCGATGCATTAGATGCTAACTATTTAGGCATGTTAGGTATGCATGGCACTAAAGCGGCAAATTATGCTGTTCAGCGTAGTGATTTATTAATCGCTGTTGGTGCACGTTTTGATGATCGCGTTACTGGGCGATTAAATACTTTTGCACCTAATGCCAAGGTTATCCATATCGATATCGACTATGCAGAATTAAATAAATTGAAACAAGCGCATGTGGCGTTATTAGGTGATGCGAAAGTGTTGTTACCTGCTTTGTCTCAGCCATTATCTATCGCTGCTTGGCAACAAGAAGTACAAGAATTAAAAGCCGAACACGCGTGGCGTTACGATCATCCAGGCTCCGCAATTTATGCCCCATTATTATTAAAACAATTATCAGATGCGAAACCTGAAAATACGATTGTGACAACAGATGTAGGCCAACATCAAATGTGGTCGGCACAACATATGACATTTGATGCACCTGAAAACTTTATCACCTCAAGTGGTTTAGGCACCATGGGATTTGGTATCCCAGCAGCAGTGGGCGCTCAAATTGCTAGACCTGATGCATGTGTTATCTGTGTGTCTGGTGATGGCTCTTTTATGATGAATGTGCAGGAATTGGGCACAATTAAGCGTAAGCAATTACCTATCAAATTGGTGCTATTAGATAACCAACGTCTTGGTATGGTTCGTCAATGGCAAGAGTTGTTTTTTGAACAACGTTATAGCGAAACGATTTTAACAGATAATCCAGACTTTGTTGCCTTAGCAAAAGCTTTTGATATCCCTGGGCAACGCATCACAGAAAAAGCACAGGTTGCTGATGCAATAAAATGTTTATTAGAGAGCGATGGCCCTTACTTATTACAGGTATCTATCGATGATGCAGAAAATGTCTGGCCTTTAGTCCCGCCGGGCGCAAGTAATGATGAGATGATGGAGAAATCAAAATGAACCAACACAATATCACAATTGAAGCCCGTTTTTGTCCAGAGATCTTAGAACGTATCCTGAGAGTTATTCGTCATCGTGGTTTTCATATCTGCTCAATGAATATGAATATCACTGAAAGTAATAATATCAATTTAAGCCTGACAGTGAGTAGTCAGCGACCATTAGAACTTCTGTGCAGCCAGTTAAAAAAATTAGCTGATGTTGCAGGTATTCAAGTATCACATCAACAGAAAGAAAAATTACGATTCATGAATGCACTAAGTGCCATGTAAGGATAAAAGAATGACAAAGCAAGCTGATTATATTTGGTTTAACGGTGAAATGGTTCCTTGGGCTGAGGCAAAAGTTCATGTTATGTCTCATGCATTACATTATGGAACCTCTGTGTTTGAAGGTGTGCGTTGTTATGATTCTCATAAAGGACCTGTGGTCTTTCGCCATCGTGAACACATGCAACGTTTACATGATTCAGCAAAAATTTATCGTATGCCTGTTGAGCAAAGTGTTGATGAGTTAATGGAAGCCTGTCGTGAAACCTTACGTAAAAACAAATTAGTCAGTGCTTATATTCGCCCATTAGTTTTTATTGGTGATGTCGGTATGGGTGTTAATCCGCCAGCAGGTTATAAAACAGATGTGATCATTGCCGCATTTCCATGGGGAGCTTACCTCGGTGAAGAAGCGTTAGATAAAGGTATTGATGCAATGGTTTCTTCTTGGCATCGTGCTGCACCAAATACTATTCCAACAGCAGCAAAAGCGGGTGGCAACTATTTATCTTCACTATTAGTGGGAAGCGAAGCTCGCCGTCATGGTTATCAAGAAGGGATTGCATTAGATGTGCATGGTTATTTATCAGAAGGGGCAGGTGAAAACCTATTTGAAGTAAAAGACGGTGTTATTTTTACACCCCCATTTACTTCATCAGCACTACCGGGGATCACGCGTGATGCCATTATCAAATTAGCAAAAGATCTCGGTTATGAAGTGCGTGAACAAGTCCTTTCCCGTGAATCACTTTATCTTGCAGATGAAGTCTTTATGTCAGGTACAGCCGCAGAGATAACCCCAGTACGTAGTGTTGATGGTATTCAAGTCGGTATCGGACGTTGTGGCCCTGTGACCAAAGCAATTCAAAAGGCGTTCTTTGGTCTGTTCACAGGTGAGACAGAAGATAAATACGGCTGGTTAGATCCAATCAATTCATAAACATAATCAAATAAATTTGTTTAGCGGGTAGCTCGTTCCCTACTCGCTTTCTTTATCGCAGGAGTGTGAAAAATGCCTAAATACCGTTCAGCGACAACGACACACGGTCGTAATATGGCGGGAGCCCGTGCCTTATGGCGCGCAACGGGAATGACTGATGCTGATTTTGGTAAACCCATTATCGCTGTTGTGAACTCATTTACGCAATTTGTACCGGGTCATGTGCATCTGCGGGATTTAGGAAAACTGGTTGCTGAGCAAATTGAAGCTGCTGGTGGTGTCGCTAAAGAATTTAATACTATTGCTGTTGATGACGGTATCGCAATGGGGCACGGTGGCATGCTTTATTCTTTGCCATCGCGTGAACTTATCGCAGACTCTGTTGAATATATGGTTAATGCGCACTGTGCTGATGCGATGGTGTGTATCTCAAACTGCGACAAGATCACC is from Proteus columbae and encodes:
- a CDS encoding YifB family Mg chelatase-like AAA ATPase; protein product: MALAIIYTRASLGISAPLITIEAHISQGLPGLTLVGLPETVVKEAKDRVRSALINSGYTYPAKRITINLSPADLPKEGARYDLPIALAILIASEQLISNKLECYEFIGELALSGKLQRVNAVIPSILSASKDHRICIVSTEHQTEVSLLPNKSALLASHLLEICHHLENNTPLIETESFIINDEIENQNNKDMSDIIGQNNAKRAAEITAAGNHNILFLGPPGTGKTMLAQRISTLLPPLTAKEALDVLIISSLRGVTFDEKKWPTRPFRAPHHTSSAVALTGGGSLPKPGEITLAHHGILFLDELPEFERRVLDALREPLDAREITISRAKAKISYPANVLLVGALNPSPTGHYQGNHNRVPIKQILRYLSKVSGPFLDRFDLSVEMPLLPQGALIHPTFTTENSTTIRERVLKARERQFARCGKVNTYLTGKEIECYCSLNTSDATFLEDTLNKLGLSIRAWHKILRVSRTIADLANEEKIQRNHLIEALSFRAMDRLMIYLQKQLDG
- the ilvL gene encoding ilv operon leader peptide, producing the protein MNTIVLVISLIIVSVVVIINPPCGAALGRRKAN
- the ilvG gene encoding acetolactate synthase 2 catalytic subunit, which gives rise to MNGAQWLVQALRKHQVETVFGYPGGAIMPVYDALYDGGVEHVLCRHEQGAAIAAIGFARSTGTTGICIATSGPGATNVITGLADALLDSVPVVAITGQVASNLIGTDAFQEIDVLGLSLACTKHSFLVSTVDELPRVLSEAFSIASQGRPGPVLIDIPKDVQLADASHLSNYELPEEQEFSYPTQELTQAKQMLAKAQKPILYVGGGVAMSNAVETLRAFVKQTEMPVVSTLKGLGCADALDANYLGMLGMHGTKAANYAVQRSDLLIAVGARFDDRVTGRLNTFAPNAKVIHIDIDYAELNKLKQAHVALLGDAKVLLPALSQPLSIAAWQQEVQELKAEHAWRYDHPGSAIYAPLLLKQLSDAKPENTIVTTDVGQHQMWSAQHMTFDAPENFITSSGLGTMGFGIPAAVGAQIARPDACVICVSGDGSFMMNVQELGTIKRKQLPIKLVLLDNQRLGMVRQWQELFFEQRYSETILTDNPDFVALAKAFDIPGQRITEKAQVADAIKCLLESDGPYLLQVSIDDAENVWPLVPPGASNDEMMEKSK
- the ilvM gene encoding acetolactate synthase 2 small subunit, coding for MNQHNITIEARFCPEILERILRVIRHRGFHICSMNMNITESNNINLSLTVSSQRPLELLCSQLKKLADVAGIQVSHQQKEKLRFMNALSAM
- the ilvE gene encoding branched-chain-amino-acid transaminase; its protein translation is MTKQADYIWFNGEMVPWAEAKVHVMSHALHYGTSVFEGVRCYDSHKGPVVFRHREHMQRLHDSAKIYRMPVEQSVDELMEACRETLRKNKLVSAYIRPLVFIGDVGMGVNPPAGYKTDVIIAAFPWGAYLGEEALDKGIDAMVSSWHRAAPNTIPTAAKAGGNYLSSLLVGSEARRHGYQEGIALDVHGYLSEGAGENLFEVKDGVIFTPPFTSSALPGITRDAIIKLAKDLGYEVREQVLSRESLYLADEVFMSGTAAEITPVRSVDGIQVGIGRCGPVTKAIQKAFFGLFTGETEDKYGWLDPINS